The Caulobacter sp. FWC26 genome contains a region encoding:
- a CDS encoding cation:proton antiporter, which translates to MAHEVSPESYKDLVLFLATAGIVAPIFKRLKINPILGYLLAGVILGPFGLGRFIHLAPWLDYVTVDNPDEIAQLAEFGVVFLLFMIGLELSWERLRLMRRWVFGLGAVQVIGCSLALGAGGMLLGLEPVAALTIGAALTLSSTAIAVPVLAERRRLHSEAGRATFSVLLFQDLAVAPILITLAILGRGNGTFHLQDLLALAPAAVGLAAIVLVGRLALRPMLKSVAKAKSEEMFMAACLLVIIGAGLVAALSGLSMALGAFVAGVLLAETEYRHEVEVKIEPFKGLLLSLFFVSLGIRLDLSLLAAQPATILATALGLLVLKTAVVFGSGLLMGLNRRAAIEAALILAAGGEFAFVLLDNAMSAQVVAPAIGQAVLVSATLTMFLIPGLAALGGYLGRKNAPLPVSEAPPSTANEPDRVGPEPAGQVLVIGYGRVGKLVGEMLGRHDLVWIAVERDARLVEQGRREGARIYYGDASRLELLERCGLATARAVVVTMDAFEVAEAVVAAARGARPDVPIVVRARDARHAARLYELGATDAVPETIEASLQLSEAVLVDIGVPMGLVIASIHERRDEYRKKLNRPDALGGRRRRLRDASLR; encoded by the coding sequence GTGGCGCACGAGGTTTCCCCAGAGAGCTACAAGGACCTGGTCCTGTTCCTGGCGACCGCCGGCATCGTCGCGCCGATCTTCAAGCGCCTGAAGATCAATCCGATCCTGGGCTATCTGCTGGCCGGGGTGATCCTGGGGCCCTTTGGTCTGGGCCGGTTCATCCACCTCGCGCCGTGGCTCGACTATGTCACCGTCGACAATCCCGACGAAATCGCCCAGCTGGCCGAGTTCGGCGTCGTCTTCCTGCTGTTCATGATCGGCCTGGAGCTGTCGTGGGAGCGCCTGCGGCTGATGCGCCGGTGGGTGTTTGGCCTCGGCGCGGTGCAGGTGATCGGCTGCTCACTGGCTCTGGGCGCGGGCGGGATGCTGCTGGGCCTCGAGCCCGTGGCGGCCCTGACCATCGGCGCGGCCCTGACCCTGTCATCGACCGCCATCGCCGTGCCCGTGCTGGCCGAGCGCCGCCGCCTGCACTCCGAGGCCGGCCGGGCGACCTTCTCGGTGCTTCTCTTTCAGGATTTGGCCGTCGCGCCGATCCTGATCACCCTGGCCATTCTTGGGCGCGGCAACGGAACCTTCCATCTTCAGGACCTGCTGGCCCTGGCCCCGGCCGCCGTCGGCCTGGCGGCGATCGTTCTCGTCGGGCGGCTGGCCCTACGCCCGATGCTGAAATCGGTCGCCAAGGCCAAGAGCGAAGAGATGTTCATGGCCGCCTGTCTGCTGGTGATCATCGGCGCGGGCCTTGTGGCGGCGCTTTCGGGACTGTCGATGGCGCTGGGCGCCTTCGTGGCCGGCGTGCTGCTGGCCGAGACCGAGTATCGCCACGAGGTCGAGGTCAAGATCGAGCCGTTCAAGGGCCTGTTGCTCTCCCTCTTCTTCGTGTCGCTAGGCATTCGGCTGGACCTGTCGCTGCTGGCGGCGCAACCGGCCACGATCCTGGCGACGGCCCTGGGGCTCCTGGTGCTGAAGACCGCCGTGGTGTTCGGCAGCGGGCTGCTGATGGGGCTGAACCGCCGCGCCGCCATCGAGGCCGCGCTGATCCTGGCGGCCGGCGGCGAGTTCGCCTTCGTTCTCTTGGACAACGCCATGAGCGCCCAGGTCGTGGCGCCGGCCATCGGTCAGGCGGTTTTGGTCTCGGCGACCTTGACCATGTTCCTGATCCCGGGGCTGGCGGCGCTGGGCGGCTATCTCGGCCGCAAGAACGCGCCTCTGCCCGTCAGCGAGGCCCCACCCTCCACCGCCAACGAGCCCGACCGCGTCGGGCCCGAACCGGCCGGCCAGGTGCTGGTCATCGGCTATGGCCGCGTAGGCAAGCTGGTGGGCGAAATGCTGGGTCGTCACGACCTGGTCTGGATCGCCGTCGAGCGCGACGCGCGCCTGGTGGAGCAGGGTCGCCGCGAGGGCGCGCGCATCTATTACGGCGACGCCTCGCGTCTTGAGCTTCTGGAGCGGTGCGGCCTGGCCACGGCCCGGGCGGTGGTGGTGACCATGGACGCCTTCGAGGTGGCCGAGGCGGTGGTCGCCGCCGCGCGCGGGGCGCGCCCGGACGTGCCGATCGTGGTCCGCGCCCGCGACGCCCGCCACGCGGCGCGCCTCTATGAGCTGGGCGCCACCGACGCGGTGCCGGAGACCATCGAGGCGTCGCTCCAGCTGTCCGAAGCGGTGCTGGTCGACATCGGGGTGCCGATGGGGCTGGTCATCGCCTCGATCCACGAGCGCCGCGACGAGTATCGCAAGAAGCTGAACCGTCCCGACGCCTTGGGCGGTCGCCGTCGCCGTCTGCGGGACGCCAGCTTGCGCTGA
- a CDS encoding class I SAM-dependent methyltransferase: MSGVTTDMAAYWDRAGRVWVEQQALLDRLYQPVAKAVVDRADLRAGETVLDVGCGAGATTFEAAWRVGPQGRAVGADISGALLELARRRAGEQALEGVDFVHADAQTHAFGQGFDAIVSRFGVMFFPDPVAAFANLRRALRPDGRLAFACWRGPEDNAIAQVPLEAAALFLPEAPKFERNAPGRFGFADPERVRSILAEAGWRDIAIEPLDDPTPVTFDELMTMSLRVGPLNPILSQADDALRARIHDAVAAALAPYVEDGLARMNSACWLVTAR, encoded by the coding sequence ATGAGCGGCGTAACGACGGATATGGCGGCCTATTGGGACCGCGCCGGACGGGTTTGGGTCGAGCAGCAGGCGCTGCTGGACCGGCTTTATCAACCGGTCGCCAAGGCTGTCGTGGATCGCGCCGACCTTCGCGCCGGCGAGACGGTGCTGGATGTCGGCTGCGGCGCCGGCGCGACCACTTTCGAGGCCGCCTGGCGCGTGGGCCCGCAAGGCCGGGCCGTCGGGGCTGACATCTCGGGCGCGTTGCTGGAACTGGCGCGACGTCGTGCGGGCGAACAGGCCCTGGAGGGGGTCGATTTCGTTCACGCCGACGCCCAGACCCATGCTTTCGGCCAGGGTTTCGACGCGATCGTCTCGCGCTTTGGCGTGATGTTCTTTCCCGACCCCGTCGCCGCCTTCGCCAATCTGCGCCGCGCGCTCAGGCCCGACGGACGGCTGGCCTTCGCCTGCTGGCGCGGTCCGGAGGACAATGCGATCGCCCAGGTCCCGCTGGAGGCCGCCGCCCTGTTCCTGCCCGAGGCGCCGAAGTTCGAGCGCAACGCGCCCGGCCGCTTCGGGTTCGCCGATCCTGAGCGGGTGCGATCCATCCTGGCCGAAGCAGGATGGCGCGACATCGCCATCGAGCCTCTAGACGACCCGACGCCGGTCACCTTCGACGAGTTGATGACCATGAGCCTTCGCGTCGGGCCGCTAAACCCGATCCTGTCTCAAGCCGACGACGCCCTGAGGGCGCGCATCCACGACGCGGTGGCCGCCGCGCTGGCCCCCTATGTGGAAGACGGTTTGGCGCGGATGAACTCGGCCTGCTGGCTGGTGACCGCACGTTGA
- a CDS encoding OmpA family protein: MKLNLLAGAALAAVFAASGVSAQETGWYGAVDLGQHWPQALTAESDAFAPDGASYHWTWKTEKDWTGFVRLGYQFNPNWRVEVEGGYRPGDLVGVRGNAVRQQPQGLCTPGITRTSTAPKCGSPDGSIDSWTLMANVLYDFAPNSWLNPFIGAGVGLNRLDVKTLGQFSGVQAPITTLNPAVQNLTVDDDDLAVAWQAIAGASIKATDKLKIDVTYRYLTGADHKWQSLGSGALQPGAFEGQYRDQSLTVGLRYSFASPPPPPPPPPPPPPPPPPPPPPPPPPPPPPPPQYEAREFIVYFPFDQSVLTPEAQSVVMEAAKYSNDGKATKIIVVGHTDTSGSPKYNAKLSERRARAVADALVSQGVPQNVLGVDWKGESAPAVATGDGVKEPLNRRSTISINF; encoded by the coding sequence ATGAAACTCAACCTCCTGGCGGGAGCTGCTCTGGCCGCGGTGTTCGCCGCGTCGGGCGTTTCGGCCCAAGAGACCGGCTGGTACGGCGCGGTCGACCTCGGCCAACACTGGCCGCAAGCGCTGACGGCCGAGTCTGACGCGTTCGCGCCGGACGGCGCTTCGTATCACTGGACCTGGAAGACCGAGAAGGATTGGACCGGTTTCGTCCGTCTGGGCTACCAGTTCAACCCGAACTGGCGTGTTGAAGTCGAAGGCGGCTATCGCCCCGGCGACTTGGTCGGCGTTCGCGGCAACGCCGTTCGCCAGCAACCCCAAGGTCTTTGCACCCCGGGTATCACCCGCACCTCCACCGCGCCGAAGTGCGGCTCGCCGGACGGTTCGATCGACTCCTGGACCCTCATGGCGAACGTCCTTTATGACTTCGCTCCGAACTCCTGGCTGAACCCCTTCATCGGCGCGGGCGTTGGCCTGAACCGTCTGGACGTCAAGACCCTGGGTCAGTTCAGCGGCGTGCAGGCTCCGATCACGACCCTCAACCCGGCTGTGCAGAACCTGACCGTCGATGACGACGATCTGGCCGTTGCCTGGCAGGCCATCGCCGGCGCCTCGATCAAGGCCACCGACAAGCTGAAGATCGACGTCACCTATCGCTACCTGACGGGCGCTGACCACAAGTGGCAGTCGCTGGGTTCGGGCGCGCTGCAGCCTGGCGCTTTCGAAGGCCAGTACCGGGACCAGTCGCTGACCGTGGGTCTGCGCTACTCGTTCGCGTCGCCGCCCCCGCCGCCCCCGCCCCCGCCGCCCCCGCCGCCCCCGCCGCCCCCGCCTCCTCCGCCTCCGCCGCCGCCGCCGCCTCCGCCGCCGCCGCAGTATGAGGCCCGCGAGTTCATCGTGTACTTCCCGTTCGACCAATCGGTCCTGACGCCGGAAGCGCAATCGGTGGTCATGGAAGCGGCCAAGTACTCGAACGACGGTAAGGCGACGAAGATCATCGTCGTCGGCCACACCGACACCTCGGGTTCGCCGAAGTACAACGCCAAGCTCTCGGAACGTCGCGCTCGCGCCGTCGCCGACGCTCTGGTCTCGCAAGGCGTTCCGCAGAACGTCCTGGGCGTGGACTGGAAGGGTGAAAGCGCTCCGGCCGTCGCCACCGGCGATGGCGTGAAGGAACCGCTGAACCGCCGTTCGACGATCTCGATCAACTTCTAA
- a CDS encoding TetR/AcrR family transcriptional regulator gives MQAGSPRWRRRSQARPGEIVQAALDVFAEKGFAAAKLDEIASKAGVSKGALYLYFETKEDIFRAVVREAVVPNIDMVEAMLAQATIPFPDLLRLALARIEAVVETSRLGAVAKLVIGESRNFPELARVWHDEVVSRMLAAMSGALERAQMRGEVRLGDPRLQAFSIVGPILLGVIWQETFTPVGAPPAPLQSLIRQHGETMIAGLAPRAGVSS, from the coding sequence ATGCAGGCGGGGTCTCCAAGGTGGCGGCGGCGAAGTCAGGCGCGGCCCGGCGAGATCGTTCAGGCGGCCCTGGACGTGTTCGCTGAGAAGGGCTTCGCCGCTGCGAAGCTGGATGAGATCGCCAGCAAGGCGGGCGTCTCGAAGGGCGCGCTCTATCTCTATTTCGAGACCAAGGAGGACATCTTCCGCGCGGTCGTGCGCGAGGCGGTGGTTCCCAATATCGACATGGTCGAGGCTATGCTCGCCCAGGCGACCATTCCCTTTCCCGACCTGCTGCGGCTGGCCTTGGCGCGGATCGAGGCGGTGGTCGAGACCTCCCGCCTCGGCGCGGTGGCCAAGCTGGTCATCGGGGAGTCGCGGAACTTTCCGGAACTGGCCCGGGTCTGGCACGACGAGGTGGTCAGTCGGATGCTGGCGGCGATGTCCGGCGCGCTGGAACGGGCGCAGATGCGCGGCGAGGTTCGCCTGGGCGACCCTCGCCTGCAGGCGTTCAGCATCGTGGGGCCTATCCTGCTGGGCGTGATCTGGCAGGAAACCTTCACGCCCGTCGGGGCCCCGCCGGCTCCGCTTCAGAGTCTGATCCGCCAGCATGGCGAGACCATGATCGCCGGCCTCGCGCCCCGCGCCGGAGTCTCGTCATGA
- a CDS encoding ABC transporter ATP-binding protein, producing the protein MIDLAVDVSGLNKSFGPRHVVRDVAIQVGRGRITGFLGPNGSGKTTTLRMLCGLLTPDSGAGTVLGLDFRRDAEAVKRQTGYMTQKFSLYEDLSIEENLDFVARVHELDRRRERVRDSLERLGLTARRKQLAGSLSGGWKQRLALAASILHAPRLLLLDEPTAGVDPKARRAFWDEIHALSAEGLTVMVSTHYMDEAERCHDIAYIAYGTLMARGTADEVIAASGLVTFRAEGAGADRLARDLASASDGIMAAPFGSALHVSGTDRAALEAAIAPYRRAPFVWTEVRPTLEDVFIRLMGQASDNVQ; encoded by the coding sequence ATGATTGATCTCGCCGTCGACGTCTCGGGCCTGAACAAGAGTTTCGGGCCCCGTCACGTGGTGCGGGATGTCGCGATCCAGGTCGGGCGGGGGCGTATCACCGGCTTTCTCGGGCCCAACGGCTCGGGCAAGACCACCACCTTGCGCATGCTCTGCGGGCTGCTGACGCCCGATAGCGGCGCGGGGACGGTTCTGGGCCTGGATTTCCGAAGAGACGCCGAAGCGGTCAAGCGACAGACCGGCTACATGACGCAGAAGTTCTCGCTCTACGAGGACCTGTCGATCGAGGAAAACCTCGATTTCGTCGCCCGCGTCCATGAGCTGGACCGTCGGCGCGAGCGGGTGCGCGACAGTCTCGAGCGCCTCGGCCTGACCGCGCGGCGCAAGCAATTGGCCGGAAGCCTGTCCGGTGGCTGGAAACAGCGCCTGGCGCTGGCGGCCAGCATCCTGCACGCGCCGCGCCTGCTGCTGCTCGACGAGCCGACCGCGGGCGTCGACCCCAAGGCCCGGCGGGCGTTCTGGGACGAGATCCACGCCCTGTCGGCGGAGGGTCTGACCGTGATGGTCTCGACCCATTACATGGACGAAGCCGAGCGCTGCCACGACATCGCCTATATCGCCTACGGGACGCTGATGGCGCGGGGAACGGCCGATGAGGTCATCGCCGCGTCGGGTCTCGTCACCTTCCGGGCCGAGGGCGCGGGGGCCGACCGGCTAGCCAGGGACCTCGCCTCGGCGTCCGACGGGATCATGGCCGCGCCGTTCGGCTCGGCCCTGCATGTCAGCGGAACCGACCGGGCGGCGCTGGAGGCGGCGATCGCGCCCTACCGACGAGCCCCCTTCGTCTGGACCGAGGTGCGGCCCACCCTGGAGGACGTGTTCATCCGTCTGATGGGCCAAGCCTCGGACAACGTTCAATGA
- a CDS encoding HlyD family secretion protein, whose translation MKPSVVVAGVVAVGVVGVLGWRLLGPDSHRPPRLSGYVEGETLYVGAANAGLVSAVAVQRGDRVEPGQPLFALDAVQLTAARDQAAAQAAIARAQLRDARKGQRPQELAVYDAERAAAEARVAEAQAEYRRVEPLVAKGVYARARLDQARAALDTARASAVAVGRRKDVGILGARPDALAAAEAAVAVAEQSLAAAQSRLDQISPRAPAAARVQDVFYQPGEWVAANQPVVALLADDRVRLRFFVPEAEINRYPVGTTVRFTCDGCRAPRAARINYVSPRAEFTPPVIYSREARQRLVFLVEARPEAGPPLAPGQPVDIITREAGR comes from the coding sequence ATGAAGCCCTCCGTGGTGGTCGCCGGCGTTGTGGCGGTTGGTGTGGTTGGCGTTCTCGGATGGCGCCTGCTGGGCCCGGACAGTCATCGGCCGCCGCGTCTCTCCGGTTATGTCGAAGGCGAGACGCTCTATGTCGGCGCCGCCAATGCGGGTCTGGTCAGCGCGGTGGCGGTGCAACGGGGTGATCGGGTCGAGCCGGGCCAGCCTCTGTTCGCGCTGGACGCGGTCCAGCTGACCGCCGCGCGCGACCAGGCCGCCGCCCAGGCGGCCATCGCCAGGGCCCAGCTACGCGACGCGCGCAAGGGTCAGCGGCCCCAGGAGCTGGCCGTCTATGACGCCGAGCGCGCGGCCGCCGAGGCGCGTGTCGCGGAGGCCCAGGCCGAGTATCGACGGGTAGAGCCGCTGGTGGCCAAGGGCGTCTACGCCCGGGCGAGGCTGGACCAGGCCAGGGCCGCTCTCGACACGGCGCGCGCCAGCGCCGTCGCCGTGGGCCGTCGCAAGGATGTCGGGATCCTCGGCGCGCGTCCGGACGCCCTCGCGGCGGCCGAGGCGGCGGTGGCCGTCGCCGAGCAGAGCCTTGCCGCCGCCCAGAGCCGCCTGGACCAGATCAGCCCGCGTGCGCCCGCCGCCGCGCGCGTCCAGGACGTCTTCTACCAGCCTGGCGAATGGGTCGCCGCCAATCAGCCGGTCGTCGCCCTTTTGGCCGATGACCGCGTAAGGCTGCGCTTCTTTGTTCCGGAGGCCGAGATCAACCGCTACCCGGTCGGGACGACCGTCCGCTTCACCTGCGACGGCTGCCGCGCGCCGCGCGCCGCGCGGATCAACTATGTCTCCCCCCGCGCGGAATTCACCCCGCCGGTGATCTACAGCCGCGAGGCGCGTCAGCGGCTGGTGTTCCTGGTCGAGGCCCGGCCCGAGGCGGGGCCGCCCCTGGCCCCCGGGCAGCCCGTCGACATTATCACGCGCGAGGCGGGGCGATGA
- a CDS encoding ribonucleoside-diphosphate reductase subunit alpha, translated as MVMNGSEAVKSSVRKEARLAAIKPAKRPQLALVRKVEVDRSRDALLTDFGKTTLEDRYLLPGESYQDMFARVSTAFADDADHAQRVYDYMSRLWFMPATPVLSNGGADRGLPISCFLNAVNDSLDGILSVWNENVWLAANGGGIGTYWGGVRSIGEKVKGQGQTSGIIPFIRVMDSLTLAISQGSLRRGSAAVYLDIHHPEIEEFLEIRKPSGDFNRKSLNLHHGINITDEFMFAVRDGKKFGLRSPKTNEVLREVDARALWQKVLELRLQTGEPYLIFSDSVNNAMPSFQRELGLKVRQSNLCSEIMLHTGTDHLGNERTAVCCLSSVNAETFLEWRDHPTFIEDVMRFLDNVLQDFIDRAPDAAATAAYAAMRERSVGLGLMGFHSFLQSQNVPFESALAKSWNMRMFKHLRREADKASIKLGEEKGPCPDAADRGSKERFSHKLAIAPTASISIICGGTSAGIEPIPANIYTHKTLSGSFAVKNPYLEKLLEEKGHNTDAVWGSILENEGSVQHLDFLSQDEKDIYKTAFELDQRWVIELAADRTPEICQSQSVNVFLPGDVDKWDLHMLHWMAWERGVKSLYYLRSKSVQRAAYAGAEDKADAATGGFDVPEKTDYDECLACQ; from the coding sequence TTGGTCATGAACGGCAGTGAAGCGGTGAAGTCGAGCGTCCGAAAAGAGGCCCGTCTGGCGGCGATCAAGCCCGCCAAGCGCCCTCAGCTGGCGCTGGTGCGCAAGGTCGAGGTCGACCGTTCGCGCGACGCCCTGTTGACCGACTTCGGCAAGACCACCCTGGAAGACCGCTACCTGCTGCCGGGCGAGAGCTACCAGGACATGTTCGCCCGTGTGTCGACGGCGTTCGCCGACGACGCCGACCACGCCCAGCGCGTCTACGACTATATGAGCCGCCTGTGGTTCATGCCGGCCACCCCCGTGCTCTCGAACGGCGGCGCGGATCGCGGCCTGCCGATCAGCTGTTTCCTGAACGCGGTCAACGACAGCTTGGACGGCATCCTCAGCGTCTGGAACGAGAACGTCTGGCTGGCGGCCAATGGCGGCGGCATCGGCACCTACTGGGGCGGCGTCCGCTCGATCGGCGAGAAGGTGAAGGGCCAGGGCCAGACCTCGGGCATCATCCCCTTCATCCGCGTGATGGACTCGCTGACCCTCGCGATCTCGCAGGGTTCGCTGCGCCGCGGCTCGGCCGCCGTCTATCTCGACATCCACCACCCGGAAATCGAGGAGTTCCTCGAGATCCGCAAGCCGTCGGGCGACTTCAACCGCAAGTCCCTCAACCTGCACCACGGCATCAACATCACCGACGAGTTCATGTTCGCGGTGCGCGACGGCAAGAAGTTCGGCCTGCGGTCGCCCAAGACGAACGAAGTCCTGCGCGAGGTCGACGCCCGCGCCCTGTGGCAGAAGGTCCTGGAGCTGCGCCTGCAGACCGGCGAGCCCTACCTGATCTTCTCCGACAGCGTGAACAACGCGATGCCCTCGTTCCAGCGCGAGCTGGGCCTGAAGGTCCGCCAATCCAACCTGTGCAGCGAGATCATGCTGCACACCGGTACTGACCATCTGGGCAACGAGCGCACCGCCGTCTGCTGCCTGTCGTCGGTCAACGCCGAGACGTTCCTGGAGTGGCGCGACCATCCGACGTTCATCGAGGACGTCATGCGCTTCCTCGACAACGTGCTGCAGGACTTCATCGACCGCGCGCCCGACGCCGCCGCCACCGCCGCCTACGCCGCCATGCGCGAACGCTCGGTGGGCCTGGGGCTGATGGGATTCCACAGCTTCCTGCAGAGCCAGAATGTGCCGTTCGAGAGCGCCCTGGCCAAGAGCTGGAACATGCGGATGTTCAAGCACCTGCGCCGTGAGGCCGACAAGGCCTCGATCAAGCTGGGCGAGGAAAAGGGCCCTTGCCCGGACGCCGCCGATCGTGGCTCCAAGGAGCGCTTCTCGCACAAGCTGGCCATCGCCCCGACCGCCTCGATCTCGATCATCTGCGGCGGCACGTCGGCGGGTATCGAGCCGATCCCAGCCAACATCTACACGCACAAGACCCTGTCGGGGTCGTTCGCGGTCAAAAACCCCTACCTGGAGAAGCTGCTCGAGGAGAAGGGCCACAACACCGACGCGGTGTGGGGCTCGATCCTGGAGAACGAGGGCTCGGTGCAGCACCTCGACTTCCTGAGCCAGGACGAGAAGGACATCTACAAGACCGCTTTCGAGCTGGACCAGCGCTGGGTGATCGAACTGGCCGCCGACCGCACGCCGGAAATCTGCCAAAGCCAGTCGGTCAACGTCTTCCTGCCGGGCGACGTCGATAAGTGGGACCTGCACATGCTGCACTGGATGGCCTGGGAGCGCGGCGTGAAGAGCCTGTACTACCTGCGCTCCAAGTCCGTGCAGCGCGCCGCCTATGCCGGCGCCGAGGACAAGGCCGACGCTGCGACCGGCGGCTTCGACGTCCCGGAAAAAACTGATTACGACGAGTGCTTGGCCTGCCAGTAA
- a CDS encoding ABC transporter permease encodes MTHAAPRLSVARILAVLIKEFIQLTRDRLTYAMILVLPIVQLMLFGYAINNDPRHLPTAILVQDQGPMARSTVSALVNSGYFEIVRTAASPAELDEALARGEVQFALTIPADFTRKVVRGEGAKVLVEADASDPAATGGAIAALGSLPRTALTHDLVGAAAQGRQAGASADPFEVVIHRRYNPEAITAYNIVPGLLGVILSMTLVMMTSLGVTREYERGTMETLLATPARPIEVMIGKLAPYVVVGLAQTAIILVLAKVLFAVPMAGGWGALTLGVLLFIIGSLALGFLISTLARTQLQAMQMSFFYIMPSILLSGFMFPFRGMPTWAQALGGLIPVTHFLRVVRGALLKGLDIAQLWPSLAALALFVIAISALAMARYRTTLD; translated from the coding sequence ATGACCCACGCGGCGCCTCGGCTGTCGGTCGCGCGCATCCTGGCGGTGCTGATCAAGGAGTTCATCCAGCTCACTCGCGACCGTCTGACCTACGCCATGATCCTGGTGCTGCCGATCGTGCAGCTGATGCTGTTCGGCTACGCGATCAACAACGATCCGCGACACCTGCCCACGGCGATCCTGGTGCAGGACCAGGGGCCGATGGCGCGGTCGACCGTCTCGGCCCTGGTCAACAGCGGCTATTTCGAGATCGTTCGCACGGCCGCCTCGCCGGCCGAGCTGGACGAGGCCCTGGCGCGGGGCGAGGTCCAGTTCGCGCTCACCATCCCCGCCGACTTCACGCGCAAGGTGGTGCGGGGGGAGGGGGCGAAGGTTCTGGTCGAGGCCGACGCCTCCGATCCGGCCGCCACCGGCGGGGCGATCGCGGCGCTGGGCAGTCTGCCGCGCACCGCCCTGACCCACGATCTCGTCGGCGCGGCGGCGCAAGGCCGGCAGGCGGGGGCGAGCGCCGATCCGTTCGAGGTCGTGATCCACCGCCGCTACAATCCCGAGGCCATAACCGCCTACAATATCGTACCGGGTCTTCTGGGTGTGATCCTGTCCATGACCTTGGTGATGATGACCTCGCTGGGCGTCACGCGGGAGTATGAGCGCGGGACCATGGAAACCCTGCTGGCCACGCCGGCCCGACCGATCGAGGTGATGATCGGGAAGCTCGCGCCCTATGTCGTGGTCGGGCTGGCGCAGACGGCCATCATTCTGGTTCTGGCCAAGGTCCTGTTCGCCGTGCCCATGGCCGGCGGCTGGGGCGCCCTGACCCTGGGCGTGCTGCTCTTCATCATCGGGTCGCTGGCCCTGGGGTTTCTGATCTCCACGCTCGCCCGCACCCAGCTCCAGGCGATGCAGATGTCGTTCTTCTACATCATGCCGTCGATCCTGCTGTCGGGCTTCATGTTCCCTTTCCGGGGAATGCCGACATGGGCGCAGGCGCTGGGCGGCCTGATCCCGGTGACCCACTTCCTTCGGGTCGTGCGCGGCGCGTTGCTCAAGGGGCTCGACATCGCGCAGCTCTGGCCAAGTCTTGCGGCCCTGGCGCTCTTTGTTATCGCTATCTCCGCCCTGGCGATGGCGCGCTACAGGACCACCCTCGATTAG
- a CDS encoding helix-turn-helix domain-containing protein: MPHAKILLPAQCRAARGLINWSQGELADRAGVSRSTVKDFETERHALHHSTERLLIEAIEAAGVSLIAGDEAGPGVRFKRPV; encoded by the coding sequence ATGCCTCACGCAAAAATTCTCCTGCCCGCCCAATGTCGGGCCGCTCGCGGACTGATCAACTGGTCTCAGGGCGAGCTTGCGGATCGGGCGGGGGTGTCGCGCAGCACGGTCAAGGACTTCGAAACCGAGCGCCACGCCTTGCACCACAGCACCGAACGGCTGCTCATCGAGGCGATCGAGGCGGCGGGCGTGTCGTTGATCGCGGGTGATGAGGCGGGACCTGGCGTCCGGTTCAAGAGACCAGTCTAG
- a CDS encoding lipid A-modifier LpxR family protein has protein sequence MRTVGKYSAIWLAAAGLTTTNAAAQTANPYSFEVRPEPTRTPDLALQDGAFAFSPGAAKGDVRVLEADRYYPGAGPVTWRSSAVAYQGAAGGPINQIRVSVANVPRIANTAPLSLVRPGAEAYDLQDIDVTLTRGWPSAVALAGRKYALDVTPHAGVGFGGAGGSAEAGATVRLGKKRNIGDRVNDALGVREGASVFGDRGRWYIYAAASGRAVGLNMLRGQNGDWTRAGLSQDVTSRLIGDSQAGVAWRKGPMQASLGYIHREIRAKEGIMGLATQKDDVVALSFSLKPHW, from the coding sequence ATGCGGACGGTGGGGAAATACAGCGCGATCTGGCTGGCGGCCGCCGGCTTGACGACGACCAACGCCGCCGCCCAGACGGCGAACCCCTATTCCTTCGAGGTTAGGCCCGAGCCAACGCGCACGCCGGATCTGGCGCTGCAGGACGGCGCCTTCGCCTTCAGCCCCGGTGCGGCGAAGGGCGACGTCCGGGTGCTTGAGGCCGACCGATATTACCCCGGCGCGGGTCCTGTGACGTGGCGATCCAGTGCTGTGGCCTACCAGGGCGCGGCGGGAGGGCCGATCAACCAGATCCGCGTATCCGTGGCCAACGTGCCCCGCATCGCCAACACCGCGCCGCTCTCCCTCGTCCGTCCCGGCGCCGAGGCCTACGATCTTCAGGACATCGATGTGACGCTGACACGCGGCTGGCCTTCGGCGGTCGCCCTGGCGGGCCGCAAGTACGCGCTGGATGTCACGCCCCATGCCGGCGTCGGCTTCGGCGGCGCCGGCGGTTCGGCCGAAGCCGGCGCCACCGTGCGCCTGGGCAAGAAGCGCAACATCGGCGACCGGGTGAACGACGCCCTGGGCGTCCGCGAGGGCGCCTCGGTCTTCGGCGATCGCGGCCGCTGGTACATCTATGCTGCGGCCAGCGGGCGGGCCGTGGGCCTCAACATGCTGCGCGGTCAGAACGGCGATTGGACCCGCGCGGGCCTCTCGCAAGACGTCACGAGCCGCCTGATCGGCGACAGCCAGGCTGGCGTCGCCTGGCGCAAGGGGCCCATGCAGGCCTCGCTCGGCTACATCCACCGCGAGATCCGCGCCAAGGAAGGGATCATGGGTCTGGCGACCCAGAAGGACGACGTCGTGGCCCTGTCGTTCAGCCTTAAGCCGCATTGGTAG